One stretch of Prunus persica cultivar Lovell chromosome G1, Prunus_persica_NCBIv2, whole genome shotgun sequence DNA includes these proteins:
- the LOC18792240 gene encoding PCTP-like protein isoform X1, producing the protein MTSPAPCSRSWSISEDSLKRYVQFASESCIQELLSASDSNRDTRVGTANNANDGWKVLTLDNGVEISKRRSGKTASFHTFRSRWLLTSVSPQQFITVANAIDAAKQWDPDLVEARYIKDLEDNLSIIRLKFGDNAKPLFRNREFIVYERRETMEDGTLVVAVASLPKEIAAGLQPKQNNAIRGLLLQSGWVVEKLEGDSCMVTYVVQLDPAGWMPRCFVNRLNNRLVMIIENLKKLAQACPIDGDGGET; encoded by the exons ATGACCAGTCCAGCACCTTGCAGCCGATCCTG GTCCATAAGTGAGGACTCGCTTAAAAGGTATGTGCAGTTTGCAAGTGAAAGCTGCATACAAGAGTTACTGTCTGCTTCAGACTCGAACAGGGACACTAGGGTTGGGACTGCGAATAATGCCAATGATGGCTGGAAGGTTCTTACTCTCGACAACGGAGTAGAGATATCAAAACGCAGGTCTGGAAAAACTGCATCTTTTCACACCTTCCGTAGCCGCTGGCTGCTCACATCAGTATCACCCCAGCAATTCATCACCGTTGCCAACGCCATCGACGCTGCCAAG CAATGGGATCCTGATCTGGTAGAAGCAAGGTACATAAAAGATCTTGAAGATAACCTCAGCATCATCCGCCTCAAGTTTGGAGATAATGCTAAGCCTCTATTTAGAAATAGAGAATTCATAGTCTATGAGCGACGTGAAACCATGGAAGATGGCACCCTG GTGGTAGCAGTTGCTTCACTTCCAAAGGAGATAGCTGCTGGATTGCAACCAAAGCAAAATAATGCAATCAGGGGACTGCTGTTGCAATCAGGATGGGTAGTGGAGAAGCTTGAAGGCGACTCTTGTATGGTCACCTATGTTGTTCAG TTAGATCCTGCTGGATGGATGCCCAGGTGCTTTGTCAATCGACTTAACAACAGACTGGTTATGATCATTGAAAATCTAAAGAAACTGGCACAAGCTTGTCCAATTGATGGGGATGGGGGGGAAACATGA
- the LOC18792240 gene encoding uncharacterized protein LOC18792240 isoform X2 produces the protein MTSPAPCSRSWSISEDSLKRYVQFASESCIQELLSASDSNRDTRVGTANNANDGWKVLTLDNGVEISKRRSGKTASFHTFRSRWLLTSVSPQQFITVANAIDAAKQWDPDLVEARYIKDLEDNLSIIRLKFGDNAKPLFRNREFIVYERRETMEDGTLVVAVASLPKEIAAGLQPKQNNAIRGLLLQSGWVVEKLEGDSCMVTYVVQILLDGCPGALSIDLTTDWL, from the exons ATGACCAGTCCAGCACCTTGCAGCCGATCCTG GTCCATAAGTGAGGACTCGCTTAAAAGGTATGTGCAGTTTGCAAGTGAAAGCTGCATACAAGAGTTACTGTCTGCTTCAGACTCGAACAGGGACACTAGGGTTGGGACTGCGAATAATGCCAATGATGGCTGGAAGGTTCTTACTCTCGACAACGGAGTAGAGATATCAAAACGCAGGTCTGGAAAAACTGCATCTTTTCACACCTTCCGTAGCCGCTGGCTGCTCACATCAGTATCACCCCAGCAATTCATCACCGTTGCCAACGCCATCGACGCTGCCAAG CAATGGGATCCTGATCTGGTAGAAGCAAGGTACATAAAAGATCTTGAAGATAACCTCAGCATCATCCGCCTCAAGTTTGGAGATAATGCTAAGCCTCTATTTAGAAATAGAGAATTCATAGTCTATGAGCGACGTGAAACCATGGAAGATGGCACCCTG GTGGTAGCAGTTGCTTCACTTCCAAAGGAGATAGCTGCTGGATTGCAACCAAAGCAAAATAATGCAATCAGGGGACTGCTGTTGCAATCAGGATGGGTAGTGGAGAAGCTTGAAGGCGACTCTTGTATGGTCACCTATGTTGTTCAG ATCCTGCTGGATGGATGCCCAGGTGCTTTGTCAATCGACTTAACAACAGACTGGTTATGA